A window of the Ammoniphilus oxalaticus genome harbors these coding sequences:
- a CDS encoding S-layer homology domain-containing protein produces MWKRILLCICFCVLLTPIWGGAAQATYNPSDGRHYFFDKSSGFYIRLDNPKDTNISTNYLKELKFTLLWYNRQNSKPNYGYNGIALGVVDVDYNGRASYSRITGTTHHQYTLHDLDTKLEKTTTGYKVPIQIKNLDPKDKSLQNFLGESGKIDIELNYYNVDHPHANVLLDFQDNKDITTFGNKLRLRFPKDSYIADPTLVQSLVPEQRLSVNVFEAPPQSDEYVFLSRQYSIRDGMRRLFAEPSASGDITITYEGVVPKQMEGYNLTMLKAHHEKWVPIGGVVDSAKQTVTAEFDEFGTYAIGLVYKDYGIKPHWARKDVLGLAYKGILQPEINAKDQFLISQLDRPIDRLSYIVLLSKALGFQPLDYQGYFADVSELKYGKDDTGYLMAAVMNGVVFGKEADLAGYNIMAPEQPLTRQEAAAFLARAVQVETDQNQSRQARTRNTRNRNQQNVAADPNSELRKHYRDANRIDEWAKPSVLAVTTQGLMKGNGTHFNPRSNLTFAEASSLIYNLMQKKMLN; encoded by the coding sequence ATGTGGAAGAGAATCTTACTATGTATTTGTTTTTGCGTATTACTTACCCCAATCTGGGGCGGCGCTGCTCAAGCGACCTATAATCCGAGCGATGGTCGGCATTATTTTTTTGATAAGAGCAGCGGCTTTTATATTCGTCTCGATAACCCGAAGGATACCAACATTAGTACAAACTATTTGAAAGAGCTGAAATTTACACTGTTGTGGTATAACCGTCAAAATAGTAAGCCGAATTATGGCTACAATGGGATTGCGTTAGGTGTAGTCGATGTCGATTACAATGGAAGGGCCTCTTATTCTCGAATTACGGGAACGACCCATCATCAGTATACACTGCATGATCTAGATACGAAGTTAGAGAAAACAACAACAGGGTACAAAGTTCCGATTCAAATCAAGAACTTGGATCCAAAGGATAAATCGTTGCAAAACTTTTTAGGGGAAAGCGGAAAAATTGATATTGAACTGAATTATTATAATGTCGATCATCCGCATGCAAATGTGCTGCTTGATTTTCAGGATAACAAGGACATCACGACGTTTGGCAATAAATTGAGACTTCGTTTTCCTAAAGACAGCTATATTGCTGACCCAACTCTCGTTCAGTCATTAGTACCGGAGCAAAGATTGTCAGTGAATGTATTTGAAGCCCCACCGCAATCGGATGAGTATGTTTTTTTGAGCCGACAGTATTCGATCCGCGATGGGATGAGACGTTTATTTGCGGAGCCGAGCGCATCGGGGGATATTACGATTACATATGAAGGCGTTGTGCCGAAACAAATGGAAGGCTACAATTTAACGATGTTAAAAGCGCATCATGAAAAGTGGGTTCCGATCGGCGGTGTTGTTGACAGCGCCAAACAAACGGTGACGGCCGAATTTGATGAGTTTGGCACTTATGCGATTGGTTTAGTCTATAAAGATTATGGAATCAAGCCGCATTGGGCCCGCAAAGATGTCCTCGGGCTTGCCTACAAAGGGATCTTACAACCGGAGATAAATGCAAAGGATCAATTTCTTATTTCCCAATTGGACCGTCCGATTGACCGTCTATCTTATATCGTTTTACTGTCTAAAGCGTTAGGGTTTCAGCCGTTAGATTACCAAGGTTATTTTGCTGATGTATCCGAATTGAAGTACGGGAAAGACGATACAGGTTATCTGATGGCAGCTGTTATGAATGGGGTTGTATTTGGAAAAGAAGCCGATCTCGCGGGATATAACATTATGGCCCCCGAGCAACCGTTAACCCGTCAAGAAGCAGCCGCCTTCTTAGCGCGCGCGGTTCAAGTCGAAACTGATCAAAACCAGAGCAGACAAGCAAGAACACGTAATACACGCAACAGAAATCAGCAGAATGTAGCAGCCGATCCGAACAGTGAATTGAGAAAGCATTATAGGGACGCTAATCGGATTGATGAGTGGGCGAAGCCTTCGGTGTTAGCCGTAACTACGCAAGGACTAATGAAAGGGAACGGCACCCATTTTAATCCAAGAAGCAATTTGACGTTTGCCGAGGCGTCATCTCTTATTTATAACCTGATGCAAAAGAAAATGTTGAATTAA
- a CDS encoding methyl-accepting chemotaxis protein, giving the protein MGRIFQFKSIRTKMLFGFSLVLLLTTFLGVFNFLATSNGNKQTKTIVQVDMPILSTADDLAFNTAEMLANVRGYVLSGGDSSYTNLFNGYIEESKQYRETMQTLTDSVEILQLVDRKSEWESSLVERVIDEYQKGNTEMAIENLAEMTVFSREIKNGFKDISIEQGARLIERADLIVDNGEETLVLGVVVSILVVIIGIGAAFVTSHSISNPIQTLIERMQVIAEGDLSKEPLETKAIDEIGQLYQTTNDMNYRMRDLLSEINRVSETVSNQSVELTQAASEVMAASEQIAVTMQELASGSETQADHSSELSELTDVFTAKVEEANANGLDVQQSSNDVLKMTHEGYQLMEASTKQMNLVDEIVRDAVEKVRSLDKQSERISELVSVIHQIANQTNLLALNAAIEAARAGEQGRGFAVVADEVRKLAEGVSVSVTDITEIVQSIQQETHSVTESLQTGYEQVEQGARHMMSTGKTFGEITEAVEHVVQNIDVVTTNLSDITKDSQEMNRSIQEIAAISEESAAGIEQTSASSQQTSSSMEEVTSSSSQLARLSEELNELARRFKI; this is encoded by the coding sequence ATGGGAAGGATTTTTCAGTTTAAATCGATAAGAACCAAAATGTTGTTTGGTTTTTCGTTGGTGTTGTTGCTAACTACTTTCTTAGGTGTTTTCAATTTTTTAGCGACGAGCAACGGGAATAAGCAAACGAAAACAATCGTGCAAGTGGATATGCCGATCCTGTCGACAGCGGATGATTTGGCTTTTAATACGGCAGAAATGCTTGCTAATGTCAGAGGTTATGTGCTGAGTGGCGGCGACAGTAGTTACACTAATTTATTTAATGGGTATATAGAGGAAAGTAAGCAGTATCGGGAAACAATGCAAACGTTAACAGATTCGGTAGAAATTTTACAACTTGTAGATCGAAAAAGTGAATGGGAATCGTCTTTGGTTGAACGTGTCATTGATGAATACCAAAAAGGTAACACGGAAATGGCGATTGAAAATTTAGCGGAAATGACAGTTTTCTCGAGAGAGATCAAAAACGGCTTCAAAGATATATCAATCGAACAGGGCGCGCGATTAATAGAGCGAGCGGATCTGATTGTTGACAACGGGGAAGAAACATTAGTTTTAGGCGTTGTCGTCTCGATCTTAGTAGTGATCATTGGAATCGGGGCTGCGTTTGTGACCTCTCATTCGATATCTAATCCGATTCAAACCCTTATTGAACGGATGCAAGTCATCGCTGAGGGCGACTTAAGCAAGGAACCGCTAGAGACAAAAGCAATTGATGAAATAGGCCAACTCTATCAGACGACAAATGATATGAATTACCGCATGAGGGACTTATTAAGCGAGATCAATCGCGTATCCGAAACAGTCAGTAATCAAAGTGTCGAGTTGACGCAGGCGGCAAGCGAAGTGATGGCGGCCTCAGAACAAATTGCGGTAACGATGCAGGAGTTGGCTTCTGGCTCTGAGACACAGGCGGATCACTCAAGCGAGCTTTCTGAGCTAACGGATGTTTTCACCGCAAAGGTGGAAGAGGCGAATGCAAATGGTCTTGATGTGCAACAATCATCCAATGATGTGTTAAAGATGACGCATGAAGGTTATCAATTGATGGAAGCATCGACGAAACAAATGAACCTGGTCGATGAAATTGTGCGTGACGCGGTGGAGAAAGTACGGAGCTTAGATAAGCAATCTGAAAGAATATCAGAACTTGTTTCCGTTATTCATCAAATTGCCAATCAGACGAACTTGTTAGCGTTAAACGCGGCAATTGAGGCGGCGCGGGCGGGAGAGCAGGGTCGGGGGTTTGCCGTTGTTGCTGATGAAGTGCGTAAACTTGCCGAAGGCGTATCAGTCTCAGTCACGGATATTACGGAGATTGTGCAGAGTATTCAACAAGAAACGCATAGTGTGACAGAATCACTGCAAACGGGCTATGAACAAGTTGAACAAGGCGCAAGGCATATGATGTCGACTGGAAAAACGTTTGGTGAAATAACGGAGGCGGTTGAGCATGTTGTTCAAAACATAGACGTTGTAACCACAAATTTATCAGACATTACAAAAGACAGTCAGGAGATGAATCGTTCGATTCAAGAGATTGCGGCAATTTCAGAAGAATCAGCGGCAGGGATCGAACAAACATCCGCATCATCGCAACAGACAAGCAGTTCCATGGAAGAGGTAACGTCTAGTTCCAGTCAGTTAGCTCGTTTATCTGAAGAATTGAACGAATTGGCTCGCCGATTTAAAATTTAG
- a CDS encoding chemotaxis protein has protein sequence MQNNQGILLESGTNELEIIEFGIGHNRFGINVMKVREIIQPVPITKVPQSHQQISGIIELRGEVLPVIDLADSLGFPPSSNPEQDKFMVTEFNQQKIVFHVHSVAQIHRISWEQIEKPSEMYQGANGQVIGVIKLNNEMVLLLDFEKIAVDINPKTGIHLQQIQKLGMVSDRANKRLVIAEDSPLLRSLLHETLTEAGFQELEFFENGKDAIQYLESIVSQGKAIEDEVQLMITDIEMPQMDGHHLTKRVKDDPTLAKLPVVIFSSLITDSLLHKGELVGADAQVSKPQINELILLIDQLAL, from the coding sequence ATGCAGAACAATCAAGGAATCTTGCTCGAAAGCGGAACCAATGAACTCGAAATTATTGAATTTGGGATTGGTCATAATCGATTTGGTATTAATGTGATGAAAGTAAGGGAAATCATTCAACCCGTTCCGATTACGAAAGTGCCTCAATCACACCAACAGATAAGTGGGATTATTGAATTGCGCGGTGAAGTGTTGCCTGTCATTGATTTAGCTGATTCGTTGGGATTTCCTCCATCCTCGAATCCTGAACAGGATAAATTTATGGTAACTGAATTCAATCAACAGAAAATTGTCTTCCATGTTCACTCTGTTGCTCAAATTCATCGTATTTCATGGGAACAAATCGAGAAACCTTCTGAAATGTATCAAGGCGCAAACGGACAAGTCATCGGTGTCATCAAATTGAACAACGAAATGGTCCTGTTGTTAGATTTCGAAAAAATCGCGGTCGACATTAATCCCAAAACGGGGATACACCTTCAACAGATTCAGAAACTTGGCATGGTGAGCGACCGCGCCAATAAACGTCTGGTGATCGCCGAGGACTCGCCGTTGTTACGTAGCCTACTTCATGAAACATTAACAGAAGCCGGTTTTCAAGAGCTTGAGTTTTTTGAAAATGGAAAGGATGCCATCCAGTATTTAGAGAGCATTGTTAGTCAAGGTAAGGCAATTGAAGATGAAGTCCAACTCATGATCACCGATATTGAAATGCCGCAAATGGATGGTCATCATTTAACAAAAAGGGTGAAAGACGACCCAACGTTAGCGAAACTTCCCGTTGTCATCTTCTCATCGCTCATCACCGATAGTTTACTGCATAAAGGTGAACTCGTTGGGGCTGACGCGCAAGTCAGTAAACCGCAAATTAATGAACTCATTTTACTGATCGATCAACTCGCTTTATAA
- a CDS encoding methyl-accepting chemotaxis protein, whose translation MNLFARFLIPILGACFITFGSVFLYNLSKTNDLVVDSANEIAAAEGEKYALQIQAELNDAMDVSRTLAAMFASMLEEDQADRGLANAFLKKSLLENEQFLSVWTAWEPNTFDQQDAAFVFQEGHDETGRFVPNWSRVNDNIQLSALEKYDQPGLGDYYLLSKENGQEFILEPYTYPLQGQDVWLTSITAPITMNGNTIGVVGVNLGLDFLQEIANTIQLYDSGFGAIVTHQGTFAAHKGTNLIGASNYAVEGLTDAAAIQNAIESGQGLTMIDYSPVTDSKVFKTYTPIHVGEASTPWSLMVSIPVNEVKQESTKMLVFSICLGAVGTIILTLIIFVVVKRLIQPIKSVVVQMTEIAGGNLIVEPLELKTKDEIGQLAQAMNEMTSNIRSLIRDAADISHQVAAAGQELLASTNEMKDGIEQVSATSEELAAGSTDQAMRASDTLGKIQLIDQEVKQINEYAVEMNDRSQITEDSSQSGVDNAEQSINQMEMIAEKVTSTARIVDELGVKSKEIDQILHVINDIAAETNLLALNAAIEAARAGEQGKGFAVVAEEVRKLAEQSTQATNQIAGIINNVLHEVQEAETAMNEVVVEVQSGANVIGQNRQAFNEIAQHITEMIEQIRKVTDASKRIEQDTNESVQDVENIAAISQQSSAGAEELSATMEQQAQAMQEVDGMARTLAEMAESLNQSLAKFSY comes from the coding sequence TTGAATTTGTTTGCAAGGTTTCTCATACCGATTTTAGGCGCTTGTTTTATTACTTTTGGCTCTGTTTTCTTGTATAACTTGAGCAAGACAAACGACCTTGTCGTAGATAGCGCAAACGAAATCGCTGCGGCAGAAGGAGAAAAATACGCGCTCCAAATTCAAGCCGAGTTAAATGACGCAATGGACGTTTCTAGAACGTTGGCTGCTATGTTTGCTTCCATGCTAGAGGAAGATCAGGCAGACCGCGGCTTGGCCAATGCATTTTTAAAAAAATCACTGCTGGAAAATGAACAATTTTTATCCGTTTGGACCGCTTGGGAACCAAATACTTTTGATCAACAAGACGCTGCATTTGTTTTTCAGGAAGGGCACGATGAAACGGGCCGATTTGTTCCAAATTGGAGCCGAGTCAATGACAACATCCAACTGAGCGCCCTTGAAAAATATGATCAACCCGGATTAGGCGACTATTATTTGTTATCAAAAGAAAACGGCCAAGAATTCATCTTAGAACCGTATACATATCCTTTACAGGGCCAAGACGTATGGCTGACATCAATTACAGCGCCAATTACTATGAACGGGAACACCATCGGGGTCGTCGGAGTTAATCTTGGTCTCGACTTTTTACAAGAGATTGCTAATACGATTCAACTGTACGACAGCGGATTTGGAGCGATTGTGACCCATCAGGGCACTTTTGCCGCCCATAAAGGGACGAACTTGATTGGCGCGAGCAACTATGCGGTCGAAGGACTAACAGACGCGGCGGCTATTCAAAACGCGATTGAGTCTGGGCAAGGGCTGACGATGATCGATTATTCTCCCGTGACGGACAGTAAGGTGTTTAAAACATACACCCCGATTCATGTTGGAGAAGCAAGTACCCCGTGGTCGCTGATGGTTTCAATCCCTGTCAACGAAGTAAAACAAGAATCTACGAAAATGCTCGTTTTCTCCATTTGCTTAGGCGCGGTTGGAACAATTATTCTTACGTTGATCATCTTTGTCGTCGTCAAAAGGTTAATTCAACCGATTAAATCCGTTGTTGTTCAGATGACAGAGATCGCTGGCGGGAACCTGATAGTCGAACCGCTTGAACTGAAGACAAAGGATGAGATTGGGCAATTAGCCCAGGCAATGAATGAAATGACTTCTAACATTCGATCGTTAATCCGTGATGCCGCTGATATTTCACATCAAGTTGCCGCAGCCGGGCAAGAACTTCTCGCCTCCACGAATGAAATGAAAGATGGAATTGAGCAAGTTTCCGCTACGTCGGAAGAACTAGCTGCTGGATCGACAGATCAAGCGATGCGCGCCTCCGATACACTGGGCAAAATTCAACTGATCGACCAAGAAGTGAAACAGATCAACGAATACGCAGTTGAAATGAATGACCGATCACAAATCACGGAAGATTCTTCACAAAGCGGCGTAGATAACGCGGAGCAATCGATTAATCAAATGGAAATGATTGCTGAAAAAGTCACTTCGACCGCGCGGATTGTAGATGAATTAGGCGTCAAATCAAAGGAGATTGATCAAATTCTCCATGTCATTAATGATATTGCCGCGGAGACAAATCTACTGGCCCTCAATGCCGCAATTGAAGCCGCGCGGGCGGGAGAACAGGGCAAAGGCTTTGCCGTTGTTGCCGAGGAAGTTAGAAAGCTGGCCGAGCAATCGACCCAAGCAACCAATCAAATTGCGGGTATCATCAACAATGTGCTTCACGAAGTGCAGGAAGCTGAAACGGCGATGAATGAAGTGGTTGTTGAGGTGCAGTCTGGAGCTAATGTGATTGGACAAAACCGCCAAGCTTTCAATGAAATCGCCCAACATATTACGGAGATGATCGAACAAATCAGAAAAGTGACCGACGCATCAAAACGAATTGAACAAGATACGAACGAATCGGTGCAAGATGTAGAAAACATTGCGGCGATTAGTCAACAATCCTCTGCCGGCGCGGAAGAATTATCCGCTACGATGGAGCAACAAGCGCAGGCGATGCAAGAAGTGGACGGAATGGCAAGAACACTGGCTGAAATGGCTGAATCTTTAAACCAGTCATTAGCGAAATTCAGTTATTAA
- a CDS encoding arylamine N-acetyltransferase family protein: MSQLNRLFRKRLALSENEAITFETLDLILERFATTIPFENLRILNDQVEPVSRDSLLTKILINQEGGLCYELNPLFYFFLLENGFDVTLIRANVLNAETNRFSPLGKTHVTILLRYEGQKYLLETGFGGNLPLKPVPFSGETVTSANGSFRIIPMQDEAEYDYALELKLKHKDSAWRVGHAFHSERPVTNLAELSEIQTIVAEHEISHFNKAPLVTQLTESGNVTLTDTTFTEWKNGEMKKQTIDDAQFQQLAKQIFGLS; encoded by the coding sequence ATGAGTCAATTGAATCGTTTATTTAGAAAAAGGTTAGCGCTTTCGGAAAACGAGGCGATTACTTTTGAAACATTGGATCTAATCCTTGAAAGATTTGCAACGACGATTCCCTTTGAAAATTTAAGAATTCTAAACGATCAAGTAGAACCCGTCAGCAGAGACAGTTTGCTAACCAAAATTTTGATCAATCAAGAAGGCGGACTCTGTTACGAGCTAAATCCTCTATTTTATTTCTTTCTATTAGAAAATGGATTTGACGTGACGCTGATCCGAGCCAACGTGCTCAATGCCGAGACAAACCGTTTTTCGCCACTCGGGAAGACGCATGTGACGATCCTATTACGTTATGAGGGACAAAAGTATTTACTAGAGACAGGCTTTGGCGGGAACCTGCCGTTAAAACCCGTCCCATTTAGCGGTGAAACGGTCACTTCTGCAAATGGTTCTTTTCGCATCATACCAATGCAAGACGAAGCAGAATATGACTACGCTCTCGAACTTAAATTGAAACATAAAGATTCCGCTTGGAGGGTGGGACACGCCTTTCATAGTGAACGCCCTGTAACTAATTTGGCTGAGCTGAGCGAAATTCAAACGATTGTCGCTGAGCATGAAATCTCTCACTTTAATAAAGCCCCGCTTGTAACACAGCTCACGGAGAGTGGAAATGTAACGCTAACAGACACAACGTTCACCGAATGGAAAAACGGGGAAATGAAAAAACAAACAATCGATGATGCCCAATTTCAACAACTAGCCAAACAAATTTTCGGCCTATCCTAA